The following are encoded in a window of Xyrauchen texanus isolate HMW12.3.18 chromosome 42, RBS_HiC_50CHRs, whole genome shotgun sequence genomic DNA:
- the LOC127635242 gene encoding carbohydrate sulfotransferase 2-like: MLRRKRIVLFIAYFLLVVLSMLNLANYRWTKEPQQCNLQMRSTPYQGRSDIRFLYRPSLAKKRQLVYVLTTWRSGSSFFGELFNQHPEVFFLYEPMWHIWQKLYPGDAVSLQGAARDMLSSLYRCDLSVFQLYNSPGGKNFTSLGLFGATLNKVICSYPLCSAYKKEVVGMVDDKVCKKCPPQSLRLLEEECLKYNTIVIKGVRVLDVNVLGPLMEDPSLDLKVIHLVRDPRAVANSRIKSRHGLIRENLQVVRSRDPKLRRIPFVDPGHKMSKKDGADYHSVGAMEVICDRTYRSLSTALNPPNWLKGKYLAVRYEDMVENPIKILQNVYRFANISANLYIESFALNMTNGTSSSSKPFIVSARNATQAASAWRTVLSIQQIKQVEEYCHHAMAILGYQRVRTAVEAKDLSKSLLTASKL, encoded by the coding sequence ATGTTGCGGAGAAAAAGAATTGTCCTGTTTATAGCATATTTTCTGCTGGTAGTTCTTTCTATGCTGAACTTGGCCAACTACAGATGGACCAAAGAGCCCCAACAGTGCAATCTCCAAATGAGAAGCACTCCCTATCAGGGCAGATCAGACATCCGCTTTCTTTACAGACCATCTCTTGCCAAGAAGAGACAGCTTGTCTACGTTTTGACCACATGGAGGTCAGGCTCATCCTTTTTCGGAGAGCTGTTTAATCAACACCCAGAGGTCTTCTTCCTGTATGAACCAATGTGGCACATCTGGCAAAAGCTTTACCCGGGTGACGCTGTGTCCTTACAAGGAGCTGCAAGGGACATGCTGAGCTCGCTGTACCGCTGTGATCTTTCTGTTTTTCAGCTGTACAACAGCCCCGGGGGCAAAAATTTCACCTCGCTTGGACTTTTTGGTGCCACCCTTAATAAAGTAATCTGCTCGTATCCTCTTTGCTCCGCTTACAAGAAGGAGGTGGTAGGGATGGTAGATGACAAAGTGTGCAAAAAGTGTCCTCCACAAAGTCTCAGGCTCTTAGAGGAAGAATGCCTTAAGTACAACACGATTGTCATTAAAGGGGTACGTGTTCTGGACGTCAATGTTTTGGGCCCCCTCATGGAGGATCCGTCTTTGGATCTAAAAGTGATTCATCTTGTGAGAGATCCGAGAGCCGTGGCCAACTCCaggatcaaatctagacatggACTGATTCGCGAGAACTTACAGGTTGTGCGAAGCAGGGACCCGAAACTCCGTCGGATACCCTTTGTAGATCCAGGGCACAAAATGAGCAAAAAAGACGGAGCAGATTACCACTCGGTTGGTGCTATGGAAGTAATTTGCGATCGGACATACAGGAGCCTGAGCACTGCCTTAAATCCACCAAACTGGCTGAAAGGGAAATACCTGGCAGTGCGCTATGAGGATATGGTTGAGAACCCGATCAAGATACTCCAGAATGTTTATCGATTTGCTAATATCAGTGCCAACCTTTACATTGAATCTTTTGCTCTTAACATGACCAATGGCACAAGCTCTTCCTCAAAGCCATTTATTGTGTCGGCCAGGAATGCAACACAGGCAGCCAGTGCATGGAGAACAGTTCTGAGTATTCAACAGATCAAGCAAGTAGAGGAGTACTGCCATCATGCAATGGCCATTCTGGGTTATCAACGTGTACGAACAGCTGTTGAGGCAAAAGACCTGAGTAAATCTTTATTGACTGCCTCCAAACTCTAA